A single window of Oncorhynchus keta strain PuntledgeMale-10-30-2019 chromosome 34, Oket_V2, whole genome shotgun sequence DNA harbors:
- the hat1 gene encoding histone acetyltransferase type B catalytic subunit isoform X3 — protein sequence MDHHISSKMKKPGRRRDDYKRFGWQNCWSRRPCAFQPDDVEGKIREIIPAGFSCNTDDFTSLLEKETNFKPFGTLLHTYNVHNVEEGEDFTYQIHKVDLSCPGFREYHKRLQTFLMWFIETASFIDVDDDRWDFFLVFEKYNKDGETLFATVGYMTVYNYYVYPDKTRPRVSQMLILPPFQGEGHGAQLLEAVHMFYCNLHKVQDITAEDPSENYVKLRDYVLVKLCQTLPSFSTDKLPLGFSDDMATEAREKFKINKKHARRVYEILRLRVTDMSDETKARDYRLEVKKRLFAPTKKNQREMTKMMKCLRPEELASHISQMDTALQQEELEKSYQELLAEYRRVIERLAQA from the exons CCTGATGATGTTGAAGGGAAGATCCGGGAGATCATCCCCGCTGGGTTCAGTTGCAACACGGACGACTTCACCTCATTGTTGGAGAAGGAGACCAACTTCAAACCCTTTGGCACCCTGCTTCACACATACAACGTCCACaatgtggaggagggagaagacttTACCTACCAGATTCACAAG GTGGACTTGTCGTGCCCGGGATTCCGAGAGTACCACAAGCGCCTGCAGACCTTCCTCATGTGGTTCATTGAGACGGCCAGCTTCATCGACGTGGACGACGATCGTTGGGACTTCTTTCTCGT ATTTGAGAAGTACAATAAGGATGGGGAGACGCTCTTCGCAACTGTTGGCTACATGACAGTTTATAATTACTATGTGTATCCAGACAAAACCCGACCACGTGTGAG CCAAATGCTGATCCTGCCGCCGTTCCAAGGAGAGGGTCATGGAGCCCAGCTGCTGGAGGCAGTGCACATGTTCTACTGCAATTTGCACAAAGTACAGGAcattacag CTGAAGACCCCTCAGAGAACTATGTGAAGCTGAGAGACTACGTTCTGGTCAAGCTTTGCCAAACACTGCCATCGTTCTCCACAGACAAGCTTCCCTTGGGCTTCAGTGACGACATGGCCACAGAGGCCAGGGAGAAATTTAAGATCAACAAG AAACACGCACGACGAGTGTACGAAATCCTGCGTCTGAGGGTGACGGACATGAGCGATGAGACGAAAGCAAGGGATTACCGTCTGGAGGTCAAAAAGAGGCTATTTGCCCCTACCAAG aaGAACCAGCGGGAGATGACCAAGATGATGAAGTGTCTGCGGCCAGAGGAGCTGGCATCCCACATCAGTCAGATGGACACGGCGCTTCAGCAGGAGGAGCTGGAGAAGAGCTACCAGGAACTGCTGGCCGAGTACAGGAGAGTCATTGAGAGGCTAGCACAGGCCTGA